From one Brachypodium distachyon strain Bd21 chromosome 4, Brachypodium_distachyon_v3.0, whole genome shotgun sequence genomic stretch:
- the LOC100830559 gene encoding serine/threonine-protein kinase Nek2: MDQYEVLEQIGKGAFGSALLVRHKVEKKKYVLKKIRLARQTDRTRRSAHQEMQLIATVRNPFIVEYKDSWVEKGCYVCIVIGYCQGGDMAEAIKRANGAYFSEEKLCKWLVQLLMALDYLHANHILHRDVKCSNIFIARDQTIRLGDFGLAKILTSDDLASSVVGTPSYMCPELLADIPYGSKSDIWSLGCCIYEMTALRPAFKAFDMQALINKITKSIVSPLPTKYSGPFRGLIKSMLRKSPEHRPSAAELLKHPQLQPYVFQVQLKSSPTRNILPINECLTDKVKKMTFPDDLADSVRRRMVRRNSLGTHRIVTFSKPSPERNSVSSTRSIKECTTTQSVKEFSIDSSQVEDEVTSKAIITKTASILRTPKSIPAKTFTSRNRFETPKTSYTSTNRVELPSVTPLNKSARLARRASLPLSTYETPTKRNISILDQLDSPDVSVNAPRIDRIAEFPLASSEDPLLPIHKLSSVHGSCSTPPSINRSITKDKCTIQVLRTDGDNVSDSSGRNATAASSRGSNDSRLQRFDTSSFQQRAEALEGLLEFSAQLLQQERYDELGILLKPFGPEKASPRETAIWLTKSFKETAS, encoded by the exons ATGGATCAGTACGAGGTATTGGAGCAGATTGGAAAAGGGGCATTTGGCTCTGCGCTGCTGGTCAGGCACaaggtggagaagaagaa GTATGTGCTGAAGAAGATACGGCTTGCTCGGCAAACCGACCGCACTCGCAGGTCTGCCCACCAGGAG ATGCAGCTTATTGCGACAGTGAGAAATCCGTTTATCGTGGAGTACAAAGATTCATGGGTGGAGAAG GGTTGCTATGTCTGCATCGTCATAGGTTATTGTCAAGGAGGAGACAT GGCTGAAGCTATTAAAAGAGCTAATGGTGCCTATTTCTCTGAGGAG AAGCTTTGCAAGTGGCTTGTGCAACTCCTTATGGCTCTTGACTACTTGCATGCAAATCACATTCTTCACCGAGATGTGAAG TGCTCCAATATTTTTATTGCCAGAGACCAAACCATAAGACTTG GTGACTTTGGGCTTGCAAAAATATTGACTTCTGATGATCTGGCGTCTTCC GTGGTAGGAACACCAAGTTATATGTGCCCAGAGCTTCTTGCTGATATACCATATGGTAGCAAGTCTGACATTTGGTCTCTAG gATGTTGTATATATGAAATGACTGCTCTCAGGCCTGCATTTAAAGCTTTT GACATGCAAGCTCTTATTAACAAGATCACAAAGTCAATAGTATCACCATTGCCCACCAAATATTCTGGTCCATT TAGGGGACTTATTAAGAGCATGCTACGGAAAAGTCCAGAGCACAGACCAAGC GCTGCAGAACTGCTCAAACATCCACAACTTCAGCCTTATGTGTTTCAAGTCCAATTGAAATCTAGTCCTACTCGCAATATACTTCCTATCAATGAATGTCTGACTGACAAAGTTAAGAAGATGACATTTCCTGATGATTTAGCTGATTCCGTGCGCAGAAGAATGGTCAGGAGAAACTCTTTGGGAACTCACAGGATTGTAACATTTAGCAAACCATCTCCTGAGCGGAATTCTGTTAGCTCTACTAGGAGCATCAAAGAATGTACAACTACTCAGAGTGTCAAAGAGTTCTCCATTGACAGCAGTCAAGTTGAGGACGAGGTTACCAGTAAAGCCATCATAACTAAGACAGCAAGCATCCTAAGGACTCCTAAGAGTATTCCAGCCAAGACATTCACAAGTAGGAATCGGTTTGAAACTCCAAAAACATCTTATACCAGTACAAACCGCGTTGAG CTACCCTCAGTAACACCTCTAAACAAAAGTGCTCGACTGGCTCGAAGAGCATCCCTCCCACTGTCGACATATGAAACACCAACCAAGCGCAACATCAGCATTCTGGACCAGCTAGACTCCCCTGATGTCTCCGTGAATGCACCTCGAATTGACAGGATCGCAGAATTCCCGTTGGCCTCATCTGAGGACCCCCTGCTCCCGATCCACAAGCTCTCCTCGGTTCACGGATCATGCTCCACACCTCCCTCCATCAACCGGTCAATCACCAAGGACAAATGCACAATCCAGGTGCTCCGCACGGACGGGGACAACGTGAGTGACTCCTCAGGCCGCAACGCCACAGCTGCCTCGAGCCGAGGGTCCAACGACTCCAGGCTGCAGCGGTTCGACACCTCGTCCTTCCAGCAGCGAGCCGAGGCGCTAGAAGGGTTGCTGGAGTTCAGcgcgcagctgctgcagcaggaGAGGTACGACGAGCTGGGGATCCTGCTGAAGCCCTTTGGCCCCGAGAAAGCGTCCCCCCGGGAAACCGCCATCTGGCTCACAAAGAGCTTCAAGGAGACGGCGTCGTAG